A stretch of DNA from Methylomicrobium lacus LW14:
TCCCGATGCCTTGCGGTACCAGTTCAGTGCGGTCGCCTTGTCCTGCTTGACGCCGAGGCCTTTCTCATAAAGGTAGCCCAGGTTGATCTGCGCCTGCGAATTGCCTTGCTCCGCCGCCTTCAGATACCACTCGGCGGCCAGCTTCGGATCGGCCATGCCGCCGAGCCCTTTTTCATAGATTTCGCCGACCTTGACCTGCGCTTCGGCATCGCCCTGCTGCGCCTGCGGTAGCCAGATCTTCAAGGACGACGCCGCATTCGCGCGGTCATACGCGACATATTCGCCGCCGCGCATTTCACAGTCGCCGGCGGTGGTCTGGATCGGCCGCCGCGCGGTCAGGTACATCGCCTGCGCGCCGAGCTTCCTAACCTGTCCCGGCAACAGGCAGTCGACCACGAACAGTTTGTCGGTGTCTTTCGGATCGTAGCCTGCCGTCGCTTTCGAGTCGTTCAGCTCCGAAACGCTGGTGGCTGCGCAGCCGACCAGGGTGATCAGCGAAGTGATCAGACAAAAATTTTGTATTTTCGAGGATTTAACTGCCATAGTGTCGAAAACGCCTGACTTAGAAACTGGTTTCATGGAGCTTGTCCCCTTTAGCATTAGGAGCAGTGGATGTGGGCTTGATTCGCCTAAAAGGCCATGTTAAACGAGCCATTGCGGAACGGCAAGTTGGCGAGAAGTTTAGTTCAATTACCGATGTTGCGCATTGTCCACGAAAAACACGACCCCATCCATTTTTTCGTGCCTTTCGTGTTTTTCGTGGAGATTAATCGTGCGTAACCTCAGTGAGGCTGTCCAGTAAATAATCGATATCCTTTTCGGTATGATTTGCCGAAACCTGGAGCCTGATTTCCTGTTCGCCTTTCGGAACCACCGGATAATTCAGCCCGGTGGCGAGGATCTGGCGAGCAAACAAATGCTCGACCAGCCGGGTGGTTTTATCGGTGTCGCGGATCAGCATCGGCACGATCGGATGCGCGCCGGGTAGGGTTTCAAAGCCCAGGCGTTCGAGCCCTGACCTGAGACGGCGGCTCAAGCCGCGCAGTCTTTCGAGCAAATCAATCCCTTCCGGACTGTCGACGATCTCTAAGGCCGCCAAGGCCGCTTGCGCTTCGCCGGGCGTGATCGGATTCGAATAGATATAAAGCGGCGCGCTTTCCTTCAGATAGGCAATCACCGCCGCGCTGGAGACGACATAGCCGCCGTTGACCCCGAAGGCCTTGCCGAGCGTGCCGACCAGGATGTCGGCCCTGCCGCCGCTCACTTCCTCGGTTCCGCGTCCGCTCCTGCCGAATGCGCCGACGCCGTGCGAGTCGTCAACCAGCGTGATGACACCTTGTTCGTAAGACTCTTCATATTGGCCGCAGATCGCGTTGATTTGGTCGAGTTCCGCATGATCGCCGCGCATGCTGAAGACGCCGTCGACGACCACGCAAACGCGCTTGACCTGGCCGCGATAGGCGGCAAGGATGCGGTCCAGCGCGGCGATATCGCCGTGCGCGAACACTTCCTTGCGGGCGGGCTGGGCGAGCCGGATCGCGTTGATGATGCAGTTATGATTCAGCGCATCGCTGACCACGAGCGTATCCTCGGCGATCAGCTGCGGCAGCACCCCGAGCATCGTCGCATAAGCTGCGCTGAACAGCATCGCGGCTTCGCGGTCATGGAATTCGGCCAGTTTTTTTTCGAGCTCGACATGCGGCTGGTAAGTGCCGCTGATGAAACGCACCGCGCCGGGCCCCGCGCCATAGCTTTCGACCGCTTCGGCTTCGGCCCGGATTACGCGCGGGTCGAGTCCAAGCCCGAGATAGGCATTCGAGTTCATGCGCAGATAAGGCGCATCGCCGTAACCTTCGAGCACATAGCGCGGCCCGAAACCGTCCGCCGGGGGCAGGATGCCGGTCACCACTTTCTCGCGGCCCTTACTGATGCCTTGCCGTTGCAGCTGACTGACTTTATCTTGCAGCTGCGTTTCTATTTTTGTAAGCGACATGATGACCTCCGGTTAGCCGTTTTGCAGTTTGGCCGCGATTTTTTCAAGCATATCCTGAACCATCGCCGCCAGATCGAAGCGCGGCCGCCAGTCCCATTCGGCGCGGGCGGCGCTGTCGTTCATGTGCCGGGGCCAGGAGGAAGCGATCGCCTGGCGCACCGGATCGATCGCATAAGCGATCGTGAATTCGGGAATATGCTTCCGGATTTCGGCCGCCAGCTCCGCGGGCGTGAAACTCATCGCGGTCACATTGAAGGCATTGCGGTGGCGCAATTGGCTGGGGTCCGTCGTCATCAGTTTGATCGCGGCGCCGATCGCATCGGGCATGTACATCATGTCCAGTTGGGTCTCGGCGCTCAGGAAACAATCGTAATGCCGGCGGGTCAATGCCGCATAAAAAATCTCGACCGCGTAATCGGTCGAACCGCCGCCCGGCAGTACCTGGCTCGAAATCAGGCCCGGATAACGCAGGCCGCGCGTATCGACGCCGAAGTGGCGGTAGTAATAGTCGCACAGCAATTCGCCGGACACCTTGGTGATGCCGTAGATCGTGGTCGGCCGCTGCAGGGTGTCCTGCGGCGTATCGTTCGCCGGCGTGCCTGGCCCGAAGGCGCCGATCGAACTCGGGAAAAATACCGCGCAACGGTGTTTTCTGGCGACCTCCAGCACATTCAACAAGCCGTTCATGTTGATGTCCCAGGCTTCCTGCGGCCTGTCCTCGGCGACCGCGGACAACAGCGCGGCCAGATGAATGATCGTGTCGCAGCGGTGTTCGGCGACGATCCGTTCGAGGCTGTCCGCATCGCGCACATCGAGCCGGTAAAAAGGCCCCGATGCCGGAAATTCGCCGGACGGCGGCGGGTGGTTGGCGGCCGCAATCACGTTTTCGGCGCCGTACAGGCTTCGGAGGACCGGCGACAATTCCGCTCCGATTTGCCCGGTCGCACCTGTGACCAATAGCTTTTTCATTTAGACTCTCCGGTGCCGCTTGATGATTCTTCTGGCTAAGATGTTCCGGCATTCGGCCAATTTTAGCAAGCGTCAGTTGCCTGCCTGATGTGACGTACGATGAATCTCCACGAAAAACCCGAAAGGCACGAAAAAATGGAGGGAGCAAAGTTGATACAAATAACCGTGTTCCGAGCATGCGCTTGGGTTCGCGGGTCAACTTGGTCCTCTATCCGAAAGCTACGGTTGAACGGATTGAGCTATGAAAATTTTCGTGTTTTTCGTGTTTTTCGTGGACAATGCATCACATCAGTTACCCACGAAAAAGGCTCCATTGAAAGTTTTGCATACCTCGGACTGGCATCTGGGCCAGACCTTGCGCGGCTTCGACCGCGCCTATGAACATCAGTGTTTTCTCGACTGGCTGGTCCTTCAGATAAGGACGCTGGACATCGATGCGCTGCTGGTCAGCGGCGACATTTTCGACAATGCGAATCCGTCCTCGCTTGCGCAAAAACAGTTGTACCGATTTCTCCATGCCGCGCGCGAGGCGGCGCCGGCGCTTCGCATCGTGTTGATTGCGGGCAATCACGACTCGGCAGGACGCCTGGAGGCGCCGGCGCCGCTGCTCGAAGTCTTCGAAACTACGGTGATCGGCCAGACTCGCCGCACGCCGGGCGGCGATATCGATCTGGAGTCTCTATTGGTGCCTTTGCCGGACCGGCAGGGCCGGGTGCGCGCCTGGTGCCTGGCCGTGCCTTTTTTGCGCCCCGGCGATGTGCCGCGGATCGAAACCGGCGATGATCCCTATCTGGCAGGCATGGCGGCAGTGTACCGGCAGGGATTCGAGCTGGCGCTGAGCCGGCGTGAGCCCGGGCAGGCGCTGTTAGCGCTCGGGCATTGCCATATGGCGGGCGGCGATGTATCGAAGGAGTCGGAGCGGCGTATCGTGATCGGCGGGGCCGAAATGTTGTCCGCGGCGATATTCGACGAACGCCTGGCTTATGTGGCGCTGGGGCATCTGCACCGGCCGCAGGCGGTGTCGGGCAAGGCACGGATTCGTTACTCCGGCAGTCCATTGCCGATGTCGTTTGCCGAAATCGACTATCCGCATCAGGTGATATTGATCGAACTGGACGGCGAGAGCGCCAAGACGATCGAGCCGCTCAGGGTGCCGCGTGCGGTCGGCATGCTGCGCATCCCCGCGCAGCCGGCGCCATTGCCGGAGGTGCTCGAAGCCTTGCATGCGCTCGCATTGGAGGATTTGCCCGAGGAGCAATGGCCTTACCTGGAAGTCCGGGTGCGTTTCGACTGCCCCGAGCCGGGCGCGCGCGCGGCGATCGAATCGGCGTTGAAAGACAAGCCGCTCCGCTTCGCCGGCATCGATGCCAGCTACCGGCGAAGCGATGCCTCCTTCGGCCCCGATGCCGACGCCGAGCTTGCGCAATTAAGCCAAATGCAGCCCGAAGACATCCTGCAGCGGCATTATCAAACGCAGTACGGCGAGGCGTTGCCGGCGGCGCTGTGCACCGCATTTATCGAATTGCTGATCGAACCGGCCGAGGCGGCGCAATGAAAATTTTGGCGATCCGAGGAAAAAATCTGGCCTCGCTTGCCGGCGAATTTGGGGTCGATTTTGAACAAGCGCCGCTGGCCACTGCCGGGCTGTTTGCGATCAGCGGCCCGACCGGCGCGGGCAAGAGCACGCTGCTCGATGCGCTGTGTCTGGCCTTGTATGACAAGACGCCGCGCCTGCATCAGGTCACTTCCAGCGGCGCGCGGCTTCAGGATGTCGGCGCTGAAACGGTGATGCAGCACGATGTCCGCAATCTGTTGCGCCGAGGCTGTGCGGAAGGTTATGCCGAAGTCGATTTTGCCGGCGGCGACAGGCAGTCATATCGCGCCCGCTGGAGCGTGCGCCGGGCGCGCGGCAAGGCGGACGGCAAGCTGCAAGCCTCCGAGATGACGCTGATCAGCCGGGCCGATCAACAGCGTATCGGTGGCGTCAAGACCGAAGTGCTGGAAGCGATACAGCAGCGCATCGGGCTCAGTTTCAATCAGTTCACCCGCGCGGTGCTGCTCGCGCAAAACGAATTCGGCGTGTTTTTGAAAGCGCCCGACGACGAACGCGCGACCCTGCTCGAAACGCTGACCGGCACCGACCTGTACAGCCGGATTTCGATCCGGGCGTTCGAGCGCGCCAAACTCGAAAAATACACGCTCGAACAACTGCAAGCCCGGCTTACCGAACAACTGCCGCTGGATACGGCCGCTCGTGAGGAACTGGAGGAGAAACTCAAAACGCTCGCGCAGGTGATCGAGAACAACACGCAGCACAAAACGGCGCTCGAAGCACAGTTGCAATGGCATCGGCGTTATCGCGACTTGCAGAAAGCCGAACAGGAGGCACAAGGCCAATGGGAAAGCATACAACGCGAGGATAGTCAGGCGCAGCCGCGCCGCGAGCGCTTGGCGCTGATCGAAGCGTTGCAGGATGCGCGTCCGCTGTTGGGGGAGTCCGATCGTTTGGCCGGCGAATGCGAGGAGGCCCTGCAAAACCTGAGCCGGGCCGAGACCGCGTTGACCGAGGCCGAGACGGCCGCGCAGGCGGGCAGGGATGTGCAGCAACAGGCGCAACAGCAGAGGGAGGAGGCCGAACGGCAAAAGGCGGCCGCGCTCCCCGAACTGAACAAAGCGCGGCAACTGGATGCGGAGATCGAGACGCTGAAGCCGGCGCACGCGCAGCAGCAACGGCAATGGCAGGACGCCGGGCAGGCCCTGGATAAAATCAAAGGCGCGCTCGCGGGCAAAGAGAAAGAAAACCATGCCGCCGCGGCGGCGCGCGAACAGGTTTCGGCCTGGCTGAACGAACACGCGCACCTGGAAACCCTGAGCCGGCAATGGCCGCGCTGGGAGGCTTTGTTCGCGCAGGGCAGGGAGACGCTGGTCCGGCTGCAAACTGCCGGCAACACGCTGGCGGCCTCTGAACATGAACTGGCTGCATGCCGGCGTCAGGTCGCGGCGTCGGCAACCCTGCTCGAACAACTGCGCGGCGACAGCGAGCAGGCCGAACAGACACAGAAGACCCTGGCGCAGGAAGCCGCCGCCTTCGATGCTGCGGCCTTGCTGGAGTCCAATCGCGGCAGCCAGGAGCGGCTGGCACGGCTCAGGACGGCCGAAGCGGTCTGGCGGCGGCTTCTGGAATTGCAATCCGCCCACGGCGTGCAAAGCGAAAAGTTGCAGGGCTTAACCGAGAGCCGGCAACGGCAAAGCGCCGAACGGCAGGCGCTGCGTCAGGAATTGCCGAACTGGATCGCATGTCACGAACAGGCCGGCAAAATGTTCGACTTGGCCAAAATGGCCAGCAGTCAAAATGTCGAGCAAATGCGCGCGACGCTACGGGATGATGAAGCATGCCCGGTGTGCGGTTCCCTACAGCACCCCTTTGCGGATATCCGGCATCCTTATCGCGACCAGCTGGATGCGCTGGAGCGAGAAGTGGCGGCTTGCCTGGAGCGGCGCCAACAGGGCGAACAACAGGACAGCCGTCTCGGCCTTTCGCTTGAGCAGCACGATAAACAGATCGCCGAATTGAAAGCTGATCTGGCGGCAACGGCCGATCAAATCGGCCAACAGCAAATCCAGTGGCATGCTCAGCCGCTGAAGGCCGAACTGGCTGCACGGGAGGCGGCAGCGTATCCGGATTGGTTCGCCAGCCAGATCGTCGCATCCGAGGCGCAACAGCAAAAAATCGCCGTTGAATTGCAGGCGATGACGAAGGTGAATGCCCGCTTGACGGAGGCGCGGCAACGCTTCGAAGGCTTGTTCGAAAAGCGCAATACCGTGCAAAAGCAGTTCGATGCGGCCGGGGAGGCGCTGAAACAAGCCGAATTCAACCGGCAAGCCGCGGCCGCAACGCGCCAAAGCGCAGCGGAGCAGCTCGACCGGCAGCTGGCCGAGCTGGATGTGGCCTTCGCGGATGCCGGATGGCGGCAGGACTGGATCCGCGCGCCGGAAGATTTCGCAAGCCGATGCAGCAAACAGGCGCAGCATTGGCAGGATCAGCAGAATAGGCAACTGCAACTGGCGGCGGAGATCGTCGTCTTCGAGACCGAGTTGAAAGCATTGACCGGTAATCTCGGGCAGGCCGGTGCGCAAGTGTCTACCGCGCAGACCGCATTCGCGGCGATTGACCGTGAATTGGCGGGCAAGAAGACTGCACGCGCGGCGTTGTTCGACGGGCAGGCGGTCAGTGTGATCGAGACGCGGCTCGAGCAAAACATCTCCGGCGCCAAAAAACGATTCGAGGCCGCGGCCGAAGCCGCCGCGCAAAGCCAAACCCGTTTGGCGACCTGCCGTGAAGCCCGGGAGCAAGCCCAACACCAGTGGAACACCAGGCAGGCGCAGCTTGGCCGCGCGCAGCAGGCCTTGAGCGCTTGGCTGGCCGCATTCAATCAAGCGCACGCCGCAGATAAACCGATCGAAGCGGCCGATTTGCGCGAGATTTTGCAGCAGAATCGCAGCGAGATTGCCGCCGAAAGGCTCGCGCTGGACACGCTGAAGGAGGCCCTGACGGGAGCCCAAAGCGTTCTGAGCGAGCGCCGCCGGCAATGCGAATCGCATCGGGAGACGCGCGCTTCTCTCGATACCGAAGACGCGCTGCAATCGCAGCTGAGCGAGTTGCAGAACCAGCTTGCCGCGGAGCAGAACCAGCGCACCGAGCTCGATCTGCAACGCCGGGCCGACGAGGCCAGGATCAAGACGTCTTCCGAATTGCAGGCTCAAATCGGGACGCAAGCGGCGGTCAGCGAGACCTGGGGCAAACTCGGCGCGCTGATCGGTTCGGCGGACGGCAAAAAATTCCGCAACATCGCCCAGCAACTGACGCTGGACATCCTGCTCGGCTACGCCAATCAGCATCTGAAAGACCTGAGCCGCCGTTACCGCCTGGAACGGGTCAAGGACACGCTGGCCTTGCAGGTCGTCGATCAGGATATGGGCGATGAAATCCGCTCGGTGCATTCCTTGTCCGGCGGCGAATCGTTTTTATTGTCGCTGGCGCTGGCATTGGGGCTGGCGTCATTGTCGTCGAACCGGGTCAAGGTCGAATCGCTGTTCATCGACGAAGGCTTCGGCAGTCTCGATGCCGAAACCCTGCGCGTGGCGATGGATGCGCTGGACACCTTGCAGTCCCTCGGCCGCAAGGTCGGCGTGATTTCGCACGTTCAGGAAATGACCGAACGGATCGGCGTCCGGATTCAGGTCAGGCGGGTCAGCGGCGGATCGAGCCATGTCGATGTGCAGGGAGTGTAATTTAGGGAGCGGTTAGCCATAAACTCCCCAAAGCAGAAGCTATCGTGCTCATTTTGCCCGCTTTAATAACCTTTCTTTTATTGTGGGCTTGATGTTTTGTCCAAATGTTGGCATTGTAGCGGCCCGAATCGACCAATCCTATCCACCCACCGCATGATGCAATTTATTCTCTCGCTGATTCATCGCCTGTACGCGAAGCAGGTTCCCGCGACCGGCATCGGCTTGTTCCGGCTTTTTTACGGCCTGGTCACGCTACAGGAAGTGCTGTTTTTAAGTTATTTCAATCATCTGATTTTCGACCCGATTCCGTATATCGATGTCGAATTCCCGACGATCCCGTTTTTCCTGGGACTGTGGGCCTTGATCGCGTTTTTCGTCGTGATCGGCTATCGCTACCGGTTTTCGCTGCTGGCGAACTACCTGTTCTGGATCGTGTTCGTCAATTTCACGCCGATGCAGCGCGATTTCGACGGCGGTTTCGACATGTTCATGACCGGGGCCAATTTCTTCCTGCTGTTCATGCCGGGCGACCGCGCGTTTGCGATCGACGCGTTGCGCCGCAAGCTCGGCACGCCGTTTCGGCAATACCGCAGCTACCCGAAGCCGATGGTGTCGGCGCTGGCTTATTATCTTCCGGTCGCGATCTGCCTCGGTTTTCTGTATTTCGATTCGGCGATCCATAAATTGTTTGCCGAGCATTGGCGCAACGGCCTGGGCTCCTGGCTGCCATCGACCCAGCCTTATTATGTGTCCGCGCTGGACATGTCGTTTTTGCTGAACCAGGAAGCGCTGGTCAAGGCGATCGGCTATACGATCCTGGTTTTCCAGTTCACGTTTTTGGCCTTCTTCAACCGGCGCAACCTGCGTCCGGTGTATTTGTTCATCGGCATCGGCATGCATCTTGGCATCACGCTGTCGTTGAACATTTATCCGTTCGGCATGGGCATGCTGGTCTTTTATACCTTGCTCGTGCCGTTCAGTTGGTGGCGAAGGATCGGCCGGATTGTGACGGCCAGAGAGCCTGTGTTGACCGTGTTTTATGATCAGTTGTGCCCGCTTTGCAATCGCACGGTGCTGATCCTGAATCATTTCGACATTTTCCGCTGCATCGACTTCAAAGGCGCGCAGGATCATGCGGCACAGTACCCGGCGTTAAGCGTGTTGAGCCAGGAGGTGTTGTTGACCGATCTGTATGCGCTGGACCGGAACAATCGGCTTTACGCAGGGCTAGACACCTATATCCAGATACTGATTAAGATGCGTTATTTAAGCCCTCTGGGCTTAGTGCTGAAACTGCCCGGCATCTATCATCTGGCCGCGAAAAAATATCGGCAAATCGCCGATAATCGCGCGCGCGTGGCTTGTACCGCCGATTGCGTCAGCGCGGAGCCTTTGCCGGATCAGACTTATTATCATCGCGTATTCGAGCTGTATGCCCAGCAAAAACCGAAAGCCTTTGCGCGCAAGCTGGCGAAAATCCTGGTCGCGATCATCCTGCTGCAACTGAACAGCACGATTCATTACGGCATCCTGTACCGCTTTAAATTGAACAAACCCGAGAGCCCGGCGTTGGCGGCCATGATCAAGAGCAGTAACGAGTTGATCTCGGTGTCGCAGCTTTTTCTCGGCATCGCGCCGCATGCGCTGTATCTGCACGATCATTTTGCCGGTTATGACAGGATCATCGGGATTACCTATACCGACGCGGAAGGCCGCGAGCAATGGCTGCCGTTCGTGAACGAGCAAGGCAGGCTGGTCGCGCCGAACTGGGGACGCGTGCATTCG
This window harbors:
- a CDS encoding aminotransferase class I/II-fold pyridoxal phosphate-dependent enzyme, giving the protein MSLTKIETQLQDKVSQLQRQGISKGREKVVTGILPPADGFGPRYVLEGYGDAPYLRMNSNAYLGLGLDPRVIRAEAEAVESYGAGPGAVRFISGTYQPHVELEKKLAEFHDREAAMLFSAAYATMLGVLPQLIAEDTLVVSDALNHNCIINAIRLAQPARKEVFAHGDIAALDRILAAYRGQVKRVCVVVDGVFSMRGDHAELDQINAICGQYEESYEQGVITLVDDSHGVGAFGRSGRGTEEVSGGRADILVGTLGKAFGVNGGYVVSSAAVIAYLKESAPLYIYSNPITPGEAQAALAALEIVDSPEGIDLLERLRGLSRRLRSGLERLGFETLPGAHPIVPMLIRDTDKTTRLVEHLFARQILATGLNYPVVPKGEQEIRLQVSANHTEKDIDYLLDSLTEVTHD
- a CDS encoding NAD-dependent epimerase/dehydratase family protein, which codes for MKKLLVTGATGQIGAELSPVLRSLYGAENVIAAANHPPPSGEFPASGPFYRLDVRDADSLERIVAEHRCDTIIHLAALLSAVAEDRPQEAWDINMNGLLNVLEVARKHRCAVFFPSSIGAFGPGTPANDTPQDTLQRPTTIYGITKVSGELLCDYYYRHFGVDTRGLRYPGLISSQVLPGGGSTDYAVEIFYAALTRRHYDCFLSAETQLDMMYMPDAIGAAIKLMTTDPSQLRHRNAFNVTAMSFTPAELAAEIRKHIPEFTIAYAIDPVRQAIASSWPRHMNDSAARAEWDWRPRFDLAAMVQDMLEKIAAKLQNG
- a CDS encoding exonuclease SbcCD subunit D C-terminal domain-containing protein encodes the protein MKIFVFFVFFVDNASHQLPTKKAPLKVLHTSDWHLGQTLRGFDRAYEHQCFLDWLVLQIRTLDIDALLVSGDIFDNANPSSLAQKQLYRFLHAAREAAPALRIVLIAGNHDSAGRLEAPAPLLEVFETTVIGQTRRTPGGDIDLESLLVPLPDRQGRVRAWCLAVPFLRPGDVPRIETGDDPYLAGMAAVYRQGFELALSRREPGQALLALGHCHMAGGDVSKESERRIVIGGAEMLSAAIFDERLAYVALGHLHRPQAVSGKARIRYSGSPLPMSFAEIDYPHQVILIELDGESAKTIEPLRVPRAVGMLRIPAQPAPLPEVLEALHALALEDLPEEQWPYLEVRVRFDCPEPGARAAIESALKDKPLRFAGIDASYRRSDASFGPDADAELAQLSQMQPEDILQRHYQTQYGEALPAALCTAFIELLIEPAEAAQ
- a CDS encoding AAA family ATPase, producing the protein MKILAIRGKNLASLAGEFGVDFEQAPLATAGLFAISGPTGAGKSTLLDALCLALYDKTPRLHQVTSSGARLQDVGAETVMQHDVRNLLRRGCAEGYAEVDFAGGDRQSYRARWSVRRARGKADGKLQASEMTLISRADQQRIGGVKTEVLEAIQQRIGLSFNQFTRAVLLAQNEFGVFLKAPDDERATLLETLTGTDLYSRISIRAFERAKLEKYTLEQLQARLTEQLPLDTAAREELEEKLKTLAQVIENNTQHKTALEAQLQWHRRYRDLQKAEQEAQGQWESIQREDSQAQPRRERLALIEALQDARPLLGESDRLAGECEEALQNLSRAETALTEAETAAQAGRDVQQQAQQQREEAERQKAAALPELNKARQLDAEIETLKPAHAQQQRQWQDAGQALDKIKGALAGKEKENHAAAAAREQVSAWLNEHAHLETLSRQWPRWEALFAQGRETLVRLQTAGNTLAASEHELAACRRQVAASATLLEQLRGDSEQAEQTQKTLAQEAAAFDAAALLESNRGSQERLARLRTAEAVWRRLLELQSAHGVQSEKLQGLTESRQRQSAERQALRQELPNWIACHEQAGKMFDLAKMASSQNVEQMRATLRDDEACPVCGSLQHPFADIRHPYRDQLDALEREVAACLERRQQGEQQDSRLGLSLEQHDKQIAELKADLAATADQIGQQQIQWHAQPLKAELAAREAAAYPDWFASQIVASEAQQQKIAVELQAMTKVNARLTEARQRFEGLFEKRNTVQKQFDAAGEALKQAEFNRQAAAATRQSAAEQLDRQLAELDVAFADAGWRQDWIRAPEDFASRCSKQAQHWQDQQNRQLQLAAEIVVFETELKALTGNLGQAGAQVSTAQTAFAAIDRELAGKKTARAALFDGQAVSVIETRLEQNISGAKKRFEAAAEAAAQSQTRLATCREAREQAQHQWNTRQAQLGRAQQALSAWLAAFNQAHAADKPIEAADLREILQQNRSEIAAERLALDTLKEALTGAQSVLSERRRQCESHRETRASLDTEDALQSQLSELQNQLAAEQNQRTELDLQRRADEARIKTSSELQAQIGTQAAVSETWGKLGALIGSADGKKFRNIAQQLTLDILLGYANQHLKDLSRRYRLERVKDTLALQVVDQDMGDEIRSVHSLSGGESFLLSLALALGLASLSSNRVKVESLFIDEGFGSLDAETLRVAMDALDTLQSLGRKVGVISHVQEMTERIGVRIQVRRVSGGSSHVDVQGV
- a CDS encoding DCC1-like thiol-disulfide oxidoreductase family protein; this encodes MMQFILSLIHRLYAKQVPATGIGLFRLFYGLVTLQEVLFLSYFNHLIFDPIPYIDVEFPTIPFFLGLWALIAFFVVIGYRYRFSLLANYLFWIVFVNFTPMQRDFDGGFDMFMTGANFFLLFMPGDRAFAIDALRRKLGTPFRQYRSYPKPMVSALAYYLPVAICLGFLYFDSAIHKLFAEHWRNGLGSWLPSTQPYYVSALDMSFLLNQEALVKAIGYTILVFQFTFLAFFNRRNLRPVYLFIGIGMHLGITLSLNIYPFGMGMLVFYTLLVPFSWWRRIGRIVTAREPVLTVFYDQLCPLCNRTVLILNHFDIFRCIDFKGAQDHAAQYPALSVLSQEVLLTDLYALDRNNRLYAGLDTYIQILIKMRYLSPLGLVLKLPGIYHLAAKKYRQIADNRARVACTADCVSAEPLPDQTYYHRVFELYAQQKPKAFARKLAKILVAIILLQLNSTIHYGILYRFKLNKPESPALAAMIKSSNELISVSQLFLGIAPHALYLHDHFAGYDRIIGITYTDAEGREQWLPFVNEQGRLVAPNWGRVHSMWANIAVTPTINETRLKKFIMKVTAFWGQKIGLRLDQTVFHLKLKKIESPTQWVDDQLHKNFASPWQEIGTAAWRDGSIRIELPSNINEL